Part of the Weissella coleopterorum genome is shown below.
TGATAACAATAGTCAAAATCAGAAAATATATAATATTTTTGAAAATTAACGTCTCAATCTGACCAATACCATGATTAGAAGTCCACAAAAACATGGAAATTGCTAATCCGCCTAATAAAATCACCGAAAAAAGAACAGCCCATAGTACCATCCACCAATATTCCGCTCGTGTTGATTTACCGCGGAAATCAACTCCCCGACGCCAATAATTTTTAAATGCTTGCCAAAATGAAATCATATCCACACCCCCGTTTATATTTTATATTTTATCATATTTACCCAACAACCCCAGTGATCCTCGCCACAAAAAAAGCTCTGAAAATAAATTCAGAGCGTCTTTATTTATTGCTCAATACTAAATATATTTAGCCAAAACTTCGTTCACTTGTTTAATTGGGTGATACCCAACTAATCGCTCCACAATTTCACCATCTTTTTTAATTAACAAGGTTGGAATTGCTTGAATTCCAAGTTCTTCAGATGTCTTGGGGTTTTCATCAACATCCATTTTGGCAAAATACACCTCCGGATGTTGTTTTGAAACAGCTTCGATCACTGGACTTTGCATTTTACAAGGCCCACACCAAGTTGCCCACATATCAACTAAAGTTACACCTTGGCTAGTTTTTTGCACAAAATCTTGATCATTAATTGCTTCGACAGTCATATTAAACCACCTCCATTATGTGTAATCACATTAAAAAGTAACTTTTTGCTTATTTCCATTTTGGCGGAAAAGAACATTTACGTCAAGTTTTTCTTACTAAATGTTAGTTATATGCTAATTCCCACCAGCTCATTTTGCTGTTCCAACTCACTCGCACGTTGAATTTGCAATGTTTGTGCGTCATTAATCTCGGTATATAGCTCGGATGCCAATGCTTGCGGGATCTTTTGGGCTTCCACACCTTGTTGTACAAAAGTAAACTCATACTGAAAAGCTCGCAAGAATAAATTATTGTCTACTTCA
Proteins encoded:
- the trxA gene encoding thioredoxin, producing MTVEAINDQDFVQKTSQGVTLVDMWATWCGPCKMQSPVIEAVSKQHPEVYFAKMDVDENPKTSEELGIQAIPTLLIKKDGEIVERLVGYHPIKQVNEVLAKYI